Proteins encoded in a region of the Flavobacteriaceae bacterium HL-DH10 genome:
- a CDS encoding AraC family transcriptional regulator — protein sequence MINKKPTFRKLTPSFGSSILVKQHVDTVDKNGAYWHFHPELELIYINKGQGKTHIGNHLSYFNNSQLILIGSNLPHNGFTDRLTANGTETTIQFRSNFLGDDFLNVPEIAPIVSLFERAKKGIRFKVGTKKKIGSKIEKLSEYDGLKRVLKFLDILNYLAKTDDYNLLNADGFAFETEAQDSSKVDVIFKYVNKNFQKHITLDEIANEVSMTVPAFCRYFKKATGKTFTQLVNEYRVVHATKLLNESQMSIADVCFECGFNNFSHFNKQFNEITGKSASSYRKEIKMIIG from the coding sequence ATGATTAATAAAAAACCAACTTTTAGGAAGCTCACCCCTAGTTTCGGAAGTTCTATATTAGTTAAGCAACATGTAGATACTGTAGATAAGAATGGTGCATATTGGCATTTTCATCCAGAATTGGAGCTTATTTATATTAACAAAGGGCAAGGAAAAACACATATTGGTAACCATTTATCTTATTTTAATAATAGTCAACTTATATTAATAGGATCTAATTTACCTCATAATGGGTTTACAGATAGATTAACTGCAAACGGTACAGAAACGACTATACAGTTTAGGTCTAATTTTTTAGGAGATGACTTTCTTAATGTTCCAGAAATAGCTCCTATAGTATCTTTATTTGAAAGAGCAAAAAAAGGAATCCGATTTAAAGTAGGTACCAAAAAGAAGATAGGATCTAAAATTGAAAAACTTTCAGAATATGATGGTCTTAAGCGTGTCTTGAAATTTTTAGATATATTGAATTATTTAGCAAAAACAGATGATTATAATTTGTTGAATGCTGATGGTTTTGCTTTTGAAACTGAAGCACAGGATAGTTCTAAAGTAGATGTTATTTTTAAATATGTTAATAAAAATTTTCAAAAACATATTACTTTAGATGAAATAGCAAATGAGGTAAGTATGACTGTACCAGCATTTTGTCGTTATTTTAAGAAAGCAACTGGGAAAACATTCACACAATTAGTTAATGAATATAGAGTAGTACATGCTACAAAGTTACTTAACGAAAGCCAAATGAGTATTGCCGATGTTTGTTTTGAATGCGGATTTAATAATTTCTCGCATTTTAATAAGCAGTTTAATGAGATAACAGGTAAAAGCGCATCAAGTTATAGAAAGGAAATAAAGATGATTATAGGTTAG